One genomic window of Caldibacillus debilis DSM 16016 includes the following:
- a CDS encoding GatB/YqeY domain-containing protein → MSLLERLNEDMKSAMKNKEKERLSVIRMIKSSLQNEAIKLGKSQLSEDEEMTVLSREVKQRKESLQEFKKAGRQDLVEKTEKELAVVSQYLPQQLSEDELRQIIRQTISEVQATSRKDMGKVMAAVMPKVKGRADGSLVNQIVQKELS, encoded by the coding sequence ATGAGTCTTCTCGAAAGGCTTAACGAAGATATGAAATCGGCAATGAAGAACAAGGAAAAGGAAAGATTGTCCGTCATCCGGATGATTAAATCTTCATTGCAAAACGAAGCGATCAAGCTTGGCAAAAGCCAGTTGTCGGAAGATGAGGAAATGACTGTTTTGTCACGGGAAGTCAAACAAAGAAAGGAATCCCTCCAAGAGTTTAAAAAAGCGGGAAGACAGGATCTCGTGGAAAAGACGGAAAAGGAACTCGCAGTTGTTTCCCAATATTTGCCGCAACAGCTTTCGGAAGATGAACTGCGCCAGATCATCCGACAAACCATTTCCGAAGTTCAGGCGACGTCGAGAAAGGATATGGGAAAAGTCATGGCCGCCGTCATGCCGAAAGTGAAAGGAAGGGCTGACGGATCCTTGGTCAATCAAATCGTGCAAAAAGAGTTGTCATAA
- a CDS encoding NfeD family protein, whose protein sequence is MRRFLSVLFFVLIFIQPLPASGDQDTVYVIPLKNEVEKGLYAFINRAVHEAEAEGAKAIILDIDTPGGFVDAADDIAQVITETKIKTVAFVNKDALSAGAYIALNADEIYMTPNASMGAAAVINQDGTAADQKAQSAWLAKMKSAAENGNRDPLYAMAMVDDSIDLPEYDAPKGKLLTLTAKNAEEVGYAEGIVQNLEELLAKLGLEDANVKHVKESFADRLARFITHPVIVPILLSLGSLGLIVELYTPGFGLAGITGLVSLLLFFYGHYISGLAGLESLLLFLLGVILVIAELFIPGGIAGFSGLGLIIVSILIAGENVWHMAISLFIAITAGILTMVIMMKFFGKKITWLNKLVLRDATTTEKGYVSNPSRTDLLGKTGYALTPLRPAGTVAIGNERIDAVTEGGFIPENAAVKVIEVEGVRVVVREMKKDQTDKEVTG, encoded by the coding sequence GTGAGAAGGTTTTTATCCGTTCTTTTTTTTGTCCTGATTTTTATTCAACCGTTGCCGGCTTCCGGGGATCAGGACACGGTTTACGTCATCCCTCTTAAAAACGAAGTGGAAAAGGGCTTGTACGCCTTCATCAACCGGGCGGTCCATGAAGCCGAGGCGGAAGGCGCAAAGGCGATCATCCTGGACATCGATACGCCCGGGGGCTTCGTCGACGCCGCCGACGATATTGCCCAAGTCATTACGGAAACGAAGATAAAAACCGTCGCCTTTGTGAACAAGGATGCCCTGTCCGCAGGCGCCTACATCGCATTGAACGCCGACGAAATTTACATGACCCCCAATGCCAGCATGGGGGCGGCGGCGGTGATCAACCAGGACGGAACGGCCGCCGACCAAAAGGCCCAATCGGCCTGGCTGGCAAAAATGAAAAGCGCGGCGGAAAACGGAAACCGCGATCCCCTCTATGCGATGGCCATGGTGGATGATTCCATCGATTTGCCCGAATATGATGCGCCGAAGGGGAAATTGCTAACATTGACGGCGAAAAATGCCGAAGAAGTCGGCTATGCGGAAGGGATTGTCCAAAACCTTGAAGAACTGCTGGCGAAACTCGGGCTGGAAGATGCGAATGTCAAACATGTCAAAGAGAGCTTTGCCGACCGTCTGGCGAGATTTATCACCCACCCGGTGATCGTCCCGATCCTGCTTTCCCTCGGGAGTCTGGGACTGATTGTGGAATTGTATACCCCGGGATTCGGACTTGCCGGCATCACCGGCCTCGTTTCCCTGCTGTTGTTCTTCTACGGCCATTATATTTCCGGGTTGGCCGGTTTGGAATCGCTGCTCCTGTTCCTCTTGGGCGTCATCCTGGTGATCGCGGAATTGTTCATCCCCGGGGGAATCGCCGGTTTTTCGGGCCTCGGTTTGATCATCGTTTCCATCCTGATCGCCGGGGAAAACGTCTGGCATATGGCGATCAGCCTGTTCATTGCCATAACGGCGGGAATATTGACGATGGTGATCATGATGAAATTTTTCGGGAAGAAAATCACGTGGTTGAACAAATTGGTGTTGCGGGACGCGACGACAACCGAAAAGGGCTATGTCTCAAATCCGTCGAGAACGGATCTTTTGGGGAAGACCGGCTATGCCCTGACGCCCCTCAGGCCGGCCGGGACGGTGGCGATCGGAAATGAAAGGATCGATGCCGTGACGGAAGGCGGTTTTATCCCGGAAAACGCCGCGGTGAAAGTCATTGAAGTGGAAGGCGTCCGGGTTGTCGTCCGCGAAATGAAAAAGGATCAAACGGATAAGGAGGTTACCGGATGA
- the floA gene encoding flotillin-like protein FloA (flotillin-like protein involved in membrane lipid rafts), translated as MIFGIDIFLLVIIAAVIILFAVLMSFVPVMLWISALAAGVRISIITLIGMRLRRVIPGRIINPLIKAHKAGLNVTINQLESHYLAGGNVDRVVNALIAAQRANISLTFERCAAIDLAGRDVLEAVQMSVNPKVIETPFIAGVAMDGIEVKAKARITVRANIDRLVGGAGEETVIARVGEGIVSTIGSSEDHKKVLENPDLISQTVLRKGLDAGTAFEILSIDIADVDIGKNIGAMLQTDQAEADKKIAQAKAEERRAMAVAREQEMRAKVQEMRAKVVEAEAQVPLATADALRSGNIGVLDYYNLKNIVADTAMRESISRTADQAKKDDESR; from the coding sequence ATGATTTTTGGGATCGATATCTTTTTGCTCGTCATCATTGCCGCTGTTATCATTCTGTTTGCCGTTCTGATGTCCTTTGTCCCGGTCATGCTCTGGATCTCCGCCTTGGCCGCCGGCGTGCGCATCAGCATCATCACCTTGATCGGGATGCGGCTCCGGAGGGTCATTCCGGGAAGGATCATCAATCCGCTGATCAAAGCCCATAAGGCCGGGCTGAATGTCACGATTAACCAGCTGGAAAGCCATTATTTGGCCGGCGGGAACGTGGACCGGGTGGTCAATGCCCTGATCGCGGCCCAGCGGGCCAATATCTCCCTGACCTTCGAACGCTGCGCCGCCATCGATTTGGCGGGAAGGGACGTTCTGGAAGCGGTCCAGATGAGCGTCAATCCGAAGGTCATTGAAACGCCCTTTATCGCCGGGGTGGCGATGGACGGAATCGAAGTGAAGGCGAAGGCCAGGATCACCGTCCGCGCCAACATCGACCGGCTGGTGGGCGGAGCCGGCGAAGAGACGGTGATTGCCCGCGTGGGCGAAGGGATCGTCAGCACGATCGGTTCGTCGGAGGACCATAAGAAGGTGTTGGAAAATCCCGATCTGATTTCCCAAACGGTGCTCCGGAAAGGCCTGGATGCCGGAACGGCTTTCGAGATTTTGTCCATCGACATCGCCGATGTGGATATCGGGAAAAACATCGGGGCGATGCTGCAAACGGACCAGGCGGAAGCCGACAAGAAGATCGCCCAGGCGAAAGCGGAAGAACGGCGCGCCATGGCCGTTGCCCGGGAGCAGGAAATGCGGGCGAAGGTGCAGGAAATGCGGGCGAAAGTCGTCGAAGCCGAAGCGCAGGTGCCGCTGGCTACCGCCGATGCCCTCCGCTCGGGCAATATCGGCGTATTGGATTATTATAACCTGAAGAATATCGTCGCCGACACGGCCATGCGGGAATCCATCAGCCGTACCGCCGATCAGGCGAAAAAAGACGATGAAAGCCGATAA
- the yqfC gene encoding sporulation protein YqfC: MAKNWGQRLRKWIAKQLDLPEDVMMNLPRLTMVGQIHLYIENHRGLLSFSDSEIRVRLSRGQLLVKGSSLVIKAILPEELLLEGMIEHVIFIQE; this comes from the coding sequence GTGGCCAAAAATTGGGGGCAGCGATTGCGGAAATGGATCGCGAAACAGCTGGATCTCCCGGAGGACGTCATGATGAACCTTCCGAGGCTGACGATGGTCGGACAAATCCATTTGTACATAGAAAACCACCGGGGACTGTTATCCTTTTCCGACAGCGAAATCCGCGTCCGCTTGAGCCGCGGCCAACTGCTCGTCAAGGGCAGCTCCCTGGTCATCAAGGCGATTTTACCCGAGGAATTGCTGCTGGAAGGAATGATCGAACATGTCATCTTTATACAGGAGTAA
- the yqfD gene encoding sporulation protein YqfD, whose translation MKNLWFQQLSGLVKVEVTGKGAERLINQLVRDGIFLSRIERTGGEHLSFYMPAKAVPALRQARRQHRVKIRFTERSGIPFAWKRARNRWGLMAGTLLFILVLTILSNTVWKVEIVGAKPGTEEKIVRQLKMMGIERGKLQFFLAEPEEIQRKLAEKIDEITWVGVQTDGTTFRIQVVEKERPKADPPLSPRHLVAGKEAIIVEMYVEKGQKMVSVNDYVSPGQILVSGLAGGRAVAAEGTVLGKTWYKTAAEIKMKTEYSVLSGEKMTAHAIKFWDFSLPVWGFQKDRYQQKKVERTEKPFHFLFWKLPVSYIKTTVRETEVHEKTYSVEEARKAGLEMAKKDLLSRLPEGAEIESEKILHEKLENGTFKLTVLFDVIENIAVGRPIHTN comes from the coding sequence ATGAAAAATCTTTGGTTTCAACAGCTTTCCGGTCTGGTGAAGGTGGAGGTCACCGGCAAAGGGGCCGAACGGCTGATCAACCAGCTGGTGCGTGACGGGATTTTTCTTTCCCGGATTGAACGGACGGGCGGGGAGCATCTGAGCTTCTATATGCCGGCCAAGGCCGTTCCCGCGTTGCGGCAGGCCAGACGGCAGCATCGCGTCAAAATCCGCTTTACGGAAAGGTCGGGGATTCCCTTCGCGTGGAAGCGGGCAAGGAACAGATGGGGGCTCATGGCCGGGACGCTCCTTTTTATCCTGGTGCTCACGATTTTATCGAACACCGTCTGGAAAGTGGAAATTGTCGGGGCGAAGCCGGGAACCGAGGAAAAGATTGTCCGGCAGCTGAAAATGATGGGGATCGAAAGGGGGAAATTGCAATTTTTTCTCGCCGAGCCGGAAGAGATCCAGCGGAAGCTGGCGGAGAAAATCGATGAGATCACCTGGGTCGGCGTGCAGACAGACGGGACAACCTTCCGCATTCAAGTGGTGGAAAAGGAGCGTCCGAAGGCGGATCCCCCCCTTTCTCCCCGGCATCTGGTCGCCGGAAAAGAGGCCATCATCGTGGAAATGTACGTGGAAAAAGGGCAGAAGATGGTTTCCGTCAACGATTACGTCAGTCCGGGACAAATCCTGGTGTCCGGCCTGGCCGGCGGCCGGGCGGTGGCCGCCGAAGGAACCGTACTCGGGAAGACTTGGTACAAAACGGCGGCCGAGATCAAAATGAAAACGGAATATTCGGTGCTGTCCGGCGAAAAAATGACGGCCCACGCCATAAAGTTTTGGGATTTTTCGCTGCCCGTCTGGGGCTTTCAGAAGGACCGCTACCAACAGAAGAAGGTCGAACGGACGGAAAAGCCGTTCCATTTCCTTTTTTGGAAGCTGCCCGTCTCTTACATAAAGACGACCGTCCGGGAAACGGAAGTGCACGAGAAGACGTACAGCGTGGAGGAGGCGAGGAAAGCGGGGCTGGAAATGGCGAAAAAGGATCTCCTCTCCCGCTTGCCGGAAGGGGCTGAAATCGAATCGGAAAAAATTTTGCATGAAAAGCTTGAGAATGGTACATTTAAACTGACGGTCCTTTTCGACGTCATCGAAAACATCGCCGTCGGGCGACCAATTCATACGAACTGA
- a CDS encoding PhoH family protein, translating to MNTFELFLEDSENQISLFGTSDYHLKLIETELGVIITTRGEKVILSGEDPEQLRLASEVIQALHQTIRQNVSLSPRDVMLAVQMAKKGTVEYFSDLFKEEITKNFKGKPIRVKTLGQRNYVQAIKTHDLVFGIGPAGTGKTFLAVVSAVHALKNNLVKRIILTRPAVEAGESLGFLPGDMKEKVDPYLRPLYDALHEILGVEHTARLIERGTIEIAPLAYMRGRTLDDAFVILDEAQNTTKAQMKMFLTRLGFGSKMVITGDRTQIDLPKGVESGLIAAENILADISGIAFIYLEQSDVVRHPLVAKIIQAYERERT from the coding sequence TTGAACACCTTCGAATTGTTCTTGGAAGATTCGGAAAACCAAATTTCCCTGTTTGGCACTTCCGATTATCATTTGAAATTGATCGAAACCGAACTCGGGGTGATCATCACAACCCGGGGGGAAAAGGTCATCCTTTCCGGGGAAGATCCGGAACAGCTGCGGCTTGCTTCAGAGGTGATCCAGGCCTTGCATCAGACGATCCGGCAGAACGTCTCCCTTTCCCCGAGGGACGTGATGCTGGCCGTGCAGATGGCCAAAAAGGGGACGGTGGAGTATTTCTCCGATCTTTTTAAAGAAGAGATCACCAAAAATTTCAAAGGAAAGCCGATTCGCGTGAAAACCCTGGGCCAACGGAATTACGTCCAGGCGATCAAGACCCATGACCTCGTTTTCGGGATCGGTCCGGCGGGGACGGGAAAAACCTTTTTGGCCGTGGTGTCGGCCGTCCATGCCTTGAAAAACAACTTGGTCAAACGGATCATCCTGACCCGTCCGGCGGTGGAAGCGGGGGAAAGCCTGGGATTTTTGCCCGGGGATATGAAGGAAAAGGTCGACCCGTATTTGCGGCCGCTATATGATGCCTTGCATGAAATTTTGGGGGTCGAACATACCGCCCGGCTGATTGAAAGGGGAACGATCGAAATCGCCCCTCTCGCCTACATGCGCGGCCGGACGCTGGATGACGCCTTCGTCATCCTCGACGAGGCCCAGAACACGACCAAGGCGCAGATGAAGATGTTTCTGACCCGTCTCGGTTTCGGTTCCAAGATGGTGATTACCGGCGACCGGACGCAAATCGACCTGCCGAAGGGCGTGGAATCCGGGCTGATCGCCGCTGAAAACATATTGGCCGACATTTCCGGCATCGCCTTCATCTATTTGGAACAAAGCGATGTGGTCCGCCATCCCCTCGTCGCGAAGATCATCCAGGCCTACGAACGGGAACGGACATGA
- a CDS encoding HD family phosphohydrolase: protein MEELKFFRWILFILTVLLLFVSMYSNVRKEKLDIDLFSIADRTIRSPITIEDKESTEKKRKEAVAQVKDVYVLRQEYAQNRVDLVRSIFDAAIETLEGNKEGKGEGGGLPPTTEERLKDLKESLTEPVAKEISDATFLALASASKNELSVAKDYTVTAVHKVMNERIPANEVENAKKRVEEALRITAMPENLKNAAVELARHAIVQNEFYDPEATEELRKQAAENVEPVKILQGQVIVEEGQLVTPEIYRQLKLLGLMDGKDSFLPFIGLLLLSVMLASVLFAGHMHLLGRERKENRRDLFISILIFLIGLGIMKVLSFVKNDAFEITFLFPAAMGVMLGKLLISEAKGILITIAWALCGTVIFNGESSGAFHITAGIYILLSGLSSIVFLTNRNHRSKIFQAGLFVSAVNIAVITALFFIPDSRMSALHYGYYYLTGIGSGIGSAVLTIGILPFFEAGFGILSSMKLIELANPNHPLLKKILTDAPGTYHHSVMVANLAEAACEAIGANGLLARVGSYYHDAGKIKRPMYFIENQNNISNPHEHLNPVQSRNIIIAHTSDGAEILEKHRMPKEIVAIAREHHGTSVLKYFYVKAKEAGLDVKEDEFRYPGPKPRTKEAAVISIADSVEAAVRTVNDPDRKKIESLVKNIIKDRLNDGQFEECDITLKELKTVEKTICETLYGFFHHRIEYPS from the coding sequence ATGGAAGAGTTGAAATTTTTCCGTTGGATCCTTTTCATCCTGACGGTTCTCCTGTTGTTTGTTTCCATGTACAGCAACGTCCGCAAGGAGAAACTGGACATCGACTTGTTTTCCATCGCGGACCGGACGATCCGGTCTCCCATAACGATCGAGGACAAGGAAAGCACGGAAAAGAAACGGAAGGAAGCCGTTGCCCAGGTTAAAGACGTCTACGTTTTAAGACAGGAGTATGCCCAAAACCGCGTCGATCTCGTCCGTTCCATCTTTGACGCGGCGATCGAGACGCTGGAAGGAAACAAAGAGGGGAAGGGCGAAGGCGGAGGTCTCCCTCCGACAACGGAAGAAAGATTGAAGGATTTGAAAGAAAGCCTGACCGAACCGGTCGCGAAGGAGATTTCCGACGCCACTTTTTTGGCCCTGGCCTCCGCATCGAAGAACGAATTGTCCGTCGCCAAGGATTATACGGTAACGGCGGTCCATAAGGTGATGAACGAACGGATCCCGGCGAACGAGGTGGAAAACGCGAAAAAAAGGGTGGAGGAAGCCTTGCGCATCACCGCCATGCCGGAAAATTTGAAAAACGCCGCCGTGGAACTCGCCAGGCATGCGATCGTCCAAAATGAATTTTACGATCCGGAAGCGACGGAGGAATTGCGCAAGCAGGCCGCCGAAAATGTGGAGCCGGTGAAGATCCTGCAGGGGCAGGTCATCGTGGAGGAAGGGCAGCTCGTCACGCCGGAAATCTACAGACAGCTGAAATTGCTGGGATTGATGGACGGGAAGGACTCCTTTCTGCCGTTCATCGGCCTTCTTTTGCTGTCGGTGATGCTCGCTTCGGTCCTGTTCGCCGGCCATATGCACCTTTTGGGAAGGGAAAGGAAGGAAAACAGGCGGGATCTATTCATTTCCATTTTGATTTTTTTGATCGGCCTCGGCATCATGAAAGTTTTGAGCTTCGTCAAAAACGACGCCTTTGAGATCACCTTCCTCTTCCCGGCGGCCATGGGGGTGATGCTCGGCAAACTCTTGATCAGCGAAGCGAAAGGGATATTGATCACCATCGCCTGGGCCCTGTGCGGAACGGTGATTTTCAACGGGGAATCTTCCGGCGCCTTCCACATCACCGCCGGGATCTATATTTTGCTGAGCGGCCTCAGTTCGATCGTCTTTTTGACAAACCGGAATCACCGTTCTAAAATATTTCAGGCGGGACTGTTCGTATCCGCCGTCAACATCGCCGTGATTACCGCCCTGTTTTTCATCCCGGATTCCCGGATGTCGGCTTTGCATTACGGGTATTATTATTTGACGGGGATCGGGTCGGGGATCGGATCGGCGGTTTTGACGATCGGCATCCTGCCCTTTTTTGAAGCGGGGTTCGGCATTCTCTCCTCCATGAAGCTGATCGAACTCGCCAACCCGAATCACCCGCTGTTGAAAAAGATTTTGACGGATGCGCCGGGAACTTACCATCACAGCGTCATGGTGGCCAATTTGGCCGAGGCCGCCTGCGAGGCGATCGGGGCCAACGGCCTTCTGGCGAGGGTCGGGAGCTACTACCACGACGCGGGAAAGATCAAGCGGCCGATGTATTTCATCGAAAATCAAAACAATATTTCCAATCCCCACGAACATCTCAACCCGGTGCAAAGCCGAAACATCATTATCGCCCATACATCGGACGGAGCGGAAATATTGGAGAAGCACCGGATGCCGAAGGAGATCGTGGCGATTGCCCGCGAGCATCACGGCACATCCGTTTTAAAATATTTTTATGTCAAGGCGAAGGAAGCGGGGCTGGATGTGAAGGAGGACGAATTCCGCTACCCGGGGCCGAAACCCCGGACCAAGGAAGCGGCGGTGATCAGCATCGCCGACAGCGTGGAAGCGGCCGTCCGCACCGTTAACGATCCGGACCGCAAAAAGATCGAGTCCCTCGTCAAAAACATTATTAAAGACCGTTTGAATGACGGACAGTTTGAGGAATGCGACATCACATTAAAGGAACTGAAAACGGTGGAAAAGACCATCTGCGAGACGCTGTACGGCTTTTTCCATCACCGGATCGAATATCCTTCATGA
- the ybeY gene encoding rRNA maturation RNase YbeY, which yields MTVEIDLIDKTGRLAEDAAETVEKLIRFAADYENIKEDCEVSITITDNEEIRQLNRDYRGKDQPTDVLSFALEESGDGESEILDADMPRVLGDIIISLDKAREQAEEYGHSFMRELGFLAVHGFLHLLGYDHGTEEEEKIMFRKQDEILEQFGLPR from the coding sequence ATGACCGTTGAAATCGATTTGATCGACAAGACCGGGCGATTGGCCGAGGATGCGGCGGAGACCGTCGAAAAACTGATCCGGTTCGCCGCCGATTACGAAAACATCAAGGAAGATTGCGAAGTCTCCATCACGATCACCGACAACGAGGAAATCCGCCAGCTGAACCGGGACTACCGGGGGAAAGATCAGCCGACGGATGTTTTGTCGTTTGCCCTGGAAGAATCCGGCGACGGGGAAAGCGAGATCTTGGATGCGGACATGCCCCGCGTCCTCGGGGATATCATCATTTCCCTCGACAAGGCCCGGGAGCAGGCGGAGGAATACGGCCACAGTTTCATGCGGGAATTGGGTTTTCTGGCCGTGCACGGCTTTTTGCATCTCCTCGGGTATGATCACGGAACGGAAGAAGAAGAGAAAATCATGTTCCGGAAGCAGGATGAGATTTTAGAACAATTCGGATTGCCCAGATGA
- a CDS encoding diacylglycerol kinase family protein, translating to MMKRIGRSFRFAWEGFHTSVKKETNLKIHLFVAAVVILFGFCLRISRLEWAVVLLTIGGMISLELVNTAIERVVDLLKPECHPLAKEAKDVAAASCLFFAVVSALVGAVIFLPKLLP from the coding sequence ATGATGAAAAGGATCGGAAGATCGTTTCGTTTCGCCTGGGAAGGGTTCCATACTTCCGTAAAAAAGGAAACCAATTTAAAAATCCATTTGTTCGTTGCGGCTGTCGTCATCCTTTTCGGCTTCTGCCTGCGGATTTCCCGCTTGGAATGGGCCGTCGTGCTCTTGACGATCGGCGGCATGATCTCCCTCGAGCTGGTCAATACGGCCATCGAGCGCGTCGTCGATCTGCTGAAGCCCGAATGCCATCCTTTGGCGAAGGAGGCGAAGGATGTCGCCGCCGCCTCTTGCCTGTTTTTCGCCGTCGTATCCGCCCTGGTCGGCGCCGTCATTTTCCTACCGAAACTGTTGCCGTAG
- a CDS encoding cytidine deaminase — protein MNDVTDEQLIEEAKKALDFAYVPYSRFPVGAALLTEDGKVYRGCNIENAAYSMCNCAERTAIFKAVSEGDRKFAKLAVVADTERPCSPCGACRQVISEFCRKDMPVLLTNLKGDLLRTTVEQLLPGAFSAEDLYE, from the coding sequence ATGAACGACGTGACCGATGAGCAATTGATCGAAGAAGCGAAAAAAGCGCTGGACTTCGCCTACGTTCCCTATTCCCGTTTTCCCGTCGGAGCGGCGCTTTTGACGGAGGACGGAAAGGTTTACCGGGGCTGCAATATCGAAAACGCCGCCTACAGCATGTGCAATTGCGCGGAAAGGACGGCCATTTTTAAAGCGGTTTCCGAAGGGGACCGGAAATTTGCCAAGCTCGCCGTCGTCGCCGATACGGAGCGGCCTTGTTCTCCGTGCGGCGCGTGCCGGCAAGTGATCTCCGAGTTTTGCCGGAAGGATATGCCCGTCCTTTTGACCAATTTGAAGGGCGATTTGCTAAGGACCACGGTTGAACAATTATTGCCTGGAGCTTTTTCAGCGGAGGATCTGTATGAGTAA
- the era gene encoding GTPase Era produces the protein MSNEKPFKSGFISIIGRPNVGKSTFLNSAIGQKIAIMSDKPQTTRNRIQGVLTRENSQMVFIDTPGIHKPKHRLGDFMLKVAVNALKEVDLILFMITADESFGKGEEFIINQLKTVETPVFLVINKIDLVHPDELLKIIVQYKDLYPFKEIVPISALNGNNMDRLLDVIEDYLPEGPQYYPAGQVTDHPERFIISEIIREKVLHLTREEVPHSVAVVIDQIEKRDDEKNLVHIMATIIVERDSQKGILIGKQGRMLKEIGKRARLEIEHLLGSKVFLELWVKVQSDWRNRLTYLREYGYREDEY, from the coding sequence ATGAGTAACGAAAAACCGTTCAAATCAGGGTTTATTTCCATCATCGGCAGACCGAATGTGGGGAAATCCACCTTTCTCAATTCGGCCATCGGCCAAAAAATCGCCATCATGAGCGACAAGCCCCAGACCACGAGAAACCGGATCCAGGGGGTTTTGACAAGGGAGAATTCCCAAATGGTGTTCATCGACACCCCCGGCATCCACAAGCCGAAACACCGCCTCGGCGATTTCATGCTGAAGGTGGCCGTGAACGCCTTGAAGGAAGTCGATCTGATCCTTTTTATGATCACGGCGGATGAAAGTTTCGGCAAGGGGGAAGAATTCATCATCAACCAATTGAAAACGGTGGAAACCCCCGTCTTTTTGGTGATCAATAAAATCGATCTCGTCCATCCGGACGAATTGCTGAAAATCATCGTCCAATACAAGGATCTCTACCCGTTCAAAGAGATCGTCCCGATTTCCGCTTTAAACGGCAACAATATGGACCGCCTGCTCGACGTGATCGAGGACTATTTGCCCGAAGGGCCGCAATATTATCCGGCCGGTCAGGTCACCGACCACCCCGAACGTTTCATCATATCCGAAATCATCCGGGAAAAGGTGCTCCATCTGACCCGGGAGGAAGTGCCCCACAGCGTGGCCGTCGTGATTGACCAGATCGAAAAACGGGACGATGAAAAGAACCTCGTCCACATCATGGCCACGATCATCGTCGAAAGGGATTCGCAGAAGGGGATCCTCATCGGCAAACAGGGGCGGATGCTGAAGGAGATCGGAAAGCGGGCGAGGCTCGAGATCGAGCATCTCCTCGGTTCGAAGGTATTTTTGGAGCTCTGGGTGAAGGTGCAGAGCGACTGGCGGAACCGGCTGACTTACCTGAGGGAGTACGGCTACCGGGAAGATGAGTATTGA
- a CDS encoding YqzL family protein — protein MLDFTWKLFQETGDIQTYLLYKELERELGKAPEKKKERRSNRHDPSTY, from the coding sequence ATGCTCGATTTCACATGGAAACTGTTTCAAGAGACCGGGGATATCCAAACTTACCTTCTCTACAAGGAGTTGGAAAGGGAGCTGGGAAAGGCTCCGGAAAAGAAAAAAGAAAGACGTTCAAACAGGCATGATCCCTCAACCTATTGA
- the recO gene encoding DNA repair protein RecO codes for MWRKIEGIVLRTSDYGEANKIVTLFSREIGKFGAVARGAKKPNSRLASVTQPFTHGFFICTVGSGLGTIHQGEIIDPFRSVKGDIFLTAYASYIVELTDKSADEKRAHPSLFELLRLTLHYLDRGSDPDILKNIFEIKMLHVLGHQPQLAGCASCGKAEGDFSFSVREGGLLCERCAGRDPYAIKISPSTAKLLRLFSVIDLNRLGSINVKERTKKELNDCISAYYDEYTGLYLKTKKFLNQMEKFKP; via the coding sequence TTGTGGAGAAAGATCGAAGGAATCGTTTTGCGGACGAGCGATTACGGCGAGGCGAATAAAATCGTCACCCTCTTTTCCAGGGAGATCGGAAAATTCGGCGCGGTGGCGCGGGGAGCGAAAAAGCCGAACAGCCGGCTCGCTTCCGTCACGCAGCCTTTTACCCACGGGTTTTTTATTTGCACCGTCGGATCCGGTCTGGGGACGATCCATCAGGGGGAAATCATCGATCCGTTCCGTTCCGTGAAAGGGGACATTTTTTTGACCGCCTACGCTTCGTACATCGTGGAATTGACCGATAAATCGGCGGATGAAAAAAGGGCTCACCCTTCCCTTTTCGAGCTGTTGCGTCTGACTTTGCATTACCTGGACAGGGGCTCTGACCCGGACATTTTGAAAAATATTTTCGAGATCAAGATGCTGCATGTGCTCGGCCATCAGCCGCAGCTGGCCGGCTGCGCATCCTGCGGGAAGGCCGAAGGGGATTTCTCCTTTTCCGTCAGGGAAGGCGGCCTGCTCTGCGAAAGATGCGCCGGACGGGACCCGTACGCCATCAAGATTTCCCCTTCCACGGCCAAGCTGTTGCGCTTGTTTTCCGTCATCGATTTGAACCGGCTCGGATCGATCAATGTGAAAGAAAGAACAAAAAAGGAACTGAACGACTGCATCTCCGCCTATTACGACGAATACACCGGCCTGTATTTGAAAACGAAGAAATTCCTGAATCAGATGGAAAAATTCAAGCCGTGA